From the Terriglobia bacterium genome, the window GGTCACCCGGTTCCTCAACGACGTCCCCGGCATTGCGGCGCTTGAACTCAACATTTCCTGCCCGAACGTGAAGCACGGGGGCTTTCACTTCAACAAGGACCCGCGCGACACTTACAAGGTAACAGCGAAGGCGAAGAAGGCTTCACCCAGAATCCCGCTATGGGTTAAACTCTCGCCCAACGTCACTGACATCCAGGTTTTTGCCCGGGCCTGTGAAGACGCCGGGGCGGATGCCATTTCCGCCATCAACACGCTCGTGGGGATGGCAGTGGACGTTGAAGAACGGCGGCCGCGATTGCGCTTTGTCACCGGCGGGCTTTCCGGCCCTGCGATCAAGCCCATAGCCTTACGCATGGTCTGGCAGGCGGCCCGCGAGGTGAAAATCCCCGTGATCGGCATCGGAGGTATCGCCAGTGCCGAAGATGCGCTCGAGTTCCTCATCGCCGGCGCACGGGCCATTCAGGTGGGGACGGCGAACTTCTACAATCCCGCTGCATCCCAGCAGATCGCGTCAGGGATCGAGGCATACTGCCGGTCGCATAACATCAAGGATATCAACGAGATCATTGGGAGCATGCAGGTATGAAGGAAGCCCGGTCGCACCTGATCGTGGCCCTCGACGTCCCGGATCGCGCCACGGCGCTTGCCGTCGTCGACCGCTTATCGGGTCACGTAGGATATTTCAAGCTGGGGTTGGAGATTTTTGTTAGCGAGGGCCCGGCTTTTGTCAAAGAGATCGTTGAGCGCGGGAACAGGGTTTTTCTGGACCTGAAGCTTCATGACATTCCAAACACGGTCGCCGCCGCTGTGCGCTCCGCCTGTCGCCTTGGAGTTCAGATGCTCACCCTGCATGCGGTCGGGGGTAAAAAGATGCTCGAGGCTGCGCGCGAAGCCGCCCAGAGTTCATCCGAACCTCCGCTCCTGTTGGCTGTTACCGCTCTCACCAGCCTCGCGCCCGAGGACGCGCGCAGCATCGGGATTCACGAGGCGCTCCCGACTTGGGTGGAACGGCTCGCAGACCTGGCCGCACAGGCAGGTATTCCCGGGCTGGTAGCTTCGCCGCTTGAACTTCCAATTCTCCGTCGCAGATTCGGTGGTACAATAAAACTCGTAATTCCCGGCATCAGGCCCGGGGGCGCGCAGTCGCAGGATCAGGCACGCACGGCTACTCCTGCCGACGCCATACGGGCTGGAGCCGATTATCTCGTTGTGGGGAGGCCGATACTGCAGGCTCCGGATCCGGCCCAGGCGGCGGATCGGATCGCAGAGGAAATCTTCCGGGCACTGCCTGCAAGTGAGAAACCATGAAATATCGCTTGGCCGCCTGCGTATTTTAAGGTGCGTTATTAATCCGGCGGTTGGGGTAAATTTGTATCCGTGAGAGCCGTGCGGCACGGCTATGCCGGAATGTTAAGTCCCATCGGACCTGACAGTGTCCGGCGCATGCGTGCCGGCAGGAGTCCAATCGGACCCGAAAAACGTGCTCGATCAGGCTCTTAGGTCCATCAATGATCACAAAAGGAGAAACCATGAAGAAAGCGTTATTGCTACTTGCTATTGGGCTTTGCCTGGTTGCGGTCGTGTTGGCCGCGCCTGATTTCAGCGGCACCTGGGTGCCGAATGCTGAGAAGACTGCAGCGGCTAATCCGGCTCCTGCGGGCGGCGGCGGCGGGGGTGGCGGCGGCGGCCGCGGGGGCGGCGGCGGGGGCGGCGCCGAATTGACCATCAAAATGACTGCTACTGAAATGACCACCAGCCGAATGATGGGACAGAACCCTGTGGAAACAAAGTACGTCCTGGACGGCAAAGAGAACACCGTCAACACCGGCCGCGGCGACATGAAGTACACGGCGACATGGAACGGCGATGTTCTAGTCATTTCCGGCTCGCAGACTGGACGCGATGGTACCCCGTCTCCGATCAAGTACGAATACTCCGTGTCGGCTGATGGAAAGACCTTGACCGTAGCCACGACAAGTTCGATGGGCGGCACTGAGAGGGTACGAAAGCAGATTTACGACAAGAAGTAAGCAAGCCTGCGGACGGTTTGGTGGGCCGACCTGCTTGCCAAAGAACTATTGGCCGCAACGGGTTGTGATTTCGAACGATCCGTTGCGGCCAGTTTCTGCTTAGAACCAGTAATTGCGGCTCCGCGAACGCTGCAGGATGCGGCGTACATAGTTGCGGGTTATGGGAAAATCTACCAGCGAAAGGTAGTAATTTTCCGGGGAAGCGCCAGCAGGCACCGGTTTGGAGACCGCAAGCCGCAACCAGTTGTCCGCCCGTGCCTCTCCGGCGTTATAGCGAAGCAGCGCAAACAGGACGGGGTCGGGTGAGAGTTTGTACAGATCCAGCGACTGCCTCAGATACCAACAGCCGATCTCGACATTCAGCCTCGGCTCCAGGAGCCTCATCTCGTCATTTATCGGAGGGAATCCGTTGTGCGCGGTAAAGTCTGTTGCCGCCCTCATGGTCACCTGCATCAGACCCAATTCACCTGAAGCGCCTTGAATTTCGGGGCGGAACCAGCTCTCTTCATAAACGATCGCCTTGACCAGATAGAAATCAACGTCGTTCTGTGCAGCTGCCTGGCCGATGATTTCGTCGAACCGGGTGGTTCGATAGTTCAGCCAGGATCCCGCTGCGGCCGCGAGCAGGACCACCAGCCCGATTCCGATCCAGACCCGGCGACGCGTCAAAGATCCTCTCCGACCTTGAGAATGAATGCTGTCATATCGTCATGCTGCTCCATGCCACGAGTGAACTTGTTGAGTTCGCCGGACAGCGTTCTGAGGATTTCTCTCGCCGTCTGGTGCGATTTTCTGCGCAGAGCGGCTGCCAAACGGTCGCGGCCGAACTCTTCCCCCGATTCATTGAGGGCTTCCGTCACGCCGTCGGTATAAAAAAGGATCAGATCGCCGGGGCGCAACTGGGTTCGTCCCGCGGCGTAACGCGACCGGTCAAACATCCCTAGCGGCGTGCCTCCTGCGGACAACTCCTGGCTGGATCCGTCGGCACGCAGGAGGAGGGGCGGGAAATGGCCCGCGTTGGACCATCGACACAGCCCGGCTTTCACTTCCAGAACGGCGTAAAACAAGGTGACGTAGGTCCGTTTCTTGACATCGCGAAACAGGCGCCTGTTGACATGGTACAGCGTCCGGGAGGGAGAAGAGTTCAGCCGGGCGGCGAAGCGTAAGGCGCTGCGTGTGGCTGCCATGGTTATGGCCGCCGCGACACCCTTGCCCGAGACATCGCCGATTGTCAATACGATGTGATCACCGTCCATCCAGAGGAAGTCGTAGTAGTCACCTCCCAGGCTCTCCGCGGGCTTGTAGACCGTCGCGATCTCATATCCTTTCAGCTGCGGCGCTGTGCTGGGAATCATACTGCGTTGCAGGTCCCGGGCGAGGGCGAAATCCGTCTCGAGCTTCTGTTCCTTGGCCAGGACCTGCTGAAACAGCTGAGCATTGTCGATGCTGACCGCCATCTGCCGGGCCAGCATCTCCAGAATCTCCAGCCGTTCCGGCTTGAAGTATTTCGGGTTGCAGCTCTCGACCACCAGGCCCCCCAGGAGCCGGTGCCGCGAGATCAGGGGGATGGCTACCTCCGATTGCGTCCAGCAGCCTGCGGAGGCCCTGACGCTGATCGCGCGCCCGTCGTTCGGCAAATCGGTCGACACCAGGGTCTGGCGCTCGCGCACCGCGTGCCCGAGCAGTCCCACACCGATCGGGAGGCTCTGAAATCGTGACACCGTTTCTTCGGCGTAACCGATGGCGACTTTCAACTCCAGGCATTGACGCTCGGCATCGTATAGAAAGATGCCGAGGATTTCATACTCGATCACGCGCCGCATGAGCGTGGCAATCCGGTTCAGGAGTTCATCCAATTCGAGTATGGATGTCATCTCCTTGGCGATCTCACTGATCACCCGCTTGGCCAGGGCATCGCGTGATTTTTCTTCATAGAGGCTGGCATTTTCGATGGCCACGGCTATTTGTGCCGCCAGCGGTGTCAGCGCCCCCAGATGGTGCTGCCGGAAGAAACCCCTGAGCGCGCTTCCCAGAACCAGCACACCGATGGTCCGATCCTTGATAATGAGGGGCAACACCAGCTCAGCCTTCGGCCTCCTGCCGCTCACGGTCTGGACAGGTATATAATCGCGATCCTGCTCGACATTGTTTACCACGACCGGCCGGCCCGTGCGCACCGCCCTGCCGACCAGACCCTTGTGGATGCTCAGACGCTGGAAAGTCCGGTAGGACTCTTCACTGAACCCGACGGAGGTCTTCCAAATGAAATGCTCGGAGTCTTCATCGATGAGCAGAATCGCGAAAAAATCATAGTCGATGAACCGGAGGGTCATCTGCGCCACCTTCTGCAGCAGCTTGTCGAGATCAAGGATGGACGTCAGCTCGACGCTGATTTCGTTCAGCAGCTGCGAGGCCGAGTCGAGAATTGCGAGTTTATTCCGGCTGGCGGATTCAGGACGGGGGGAATAACTCTTTCCTGACATAGAAGCGCAGCACTCTCAAGGGACGTCGTAGACTGGAAACAAAATGCTATGTCATTTATTCCGGGGAGTCAAAACTTTTGGCCCCAAGACCAAAGCACATACGCGATGATTCTGGGAATAGTATTGGCTTACTCAGCGGCCCCGTTGGTTGCAGGCACTGTTTGTGGAATCCGCACGACTCCCAAATAAGCCTTTTTCATGCGCGTCGGCAGGAACCGCCCTGAAAACAAACGAAGGCCCCGCGCTCCGGGACCTCCGTCCTTGGAATTGTGGTTCCGGCGGTAGCTATTTCTGACGACCCTTGTCTTTGCGCCACTTGTCCCAGTAAGCCTTCATCCGCGCCGATCGCCGTTCCCGTTCCTCCCTGGAAAAGCGCGATCGCCTCCGCGCCTTGATCGCCTTCTTGACGACGGGAGCGGCTGCCCCTGCGGACAACACTGCCTTCGCCGCTCTGCCGCGTCTCAACTCGCCGGTCAGGGCTGCGATCTCTTCATCAATCTGCTTCTTCTTATTCTCAAGAGACTCGAGTGCCAGTTCCAGTATTCTCAGTCGTTCACTCGGCATGAAGTATATCCTTTCGCAGAAGGTTGTCCACCCACACAGGTGTATTCTAAGTACTACACCCCTCGATATATGTCAACAAGGATCGTTTGTACGGGCATCCAATTCCCGCCAAAGAATGTTGCATCGTCGGCGCCTAAAAAACAAAAAAGGTGCTAATCATCCGTAAACAGGAGTCGATATGAGGAACAGCACCAGGAAAATTCAATCGCAGGCAATGGGAGGTTACTGACCTTTCGACCTGCTTATGTGCGGGACGTTGCGTATCAGGCGGAGAAGCGCTCGGTTGGTTATACACGGGTGAGGGGACCGCATGCCGCGCCGCGGCCCGCACACCATTCCTCCTCTTACCTTCACTACACCCTCGATCGCCGGGCATAATGAAAAAGCAGACAAACGGGCATTCCCGCTTTCCACTCCGCACTGGGGCATAACTGAATTGTTTGTGGAAGATCGGAGTGTTCTCTGTTTCAATCCCTGCATTGGCAATATAGACCGTTGCAGGGAACAGACATGTGCGTGACGCTACGGCTCACGGCTGATTCTGTAACTGAAGAAGTATTTCCGGAGGCGCAGCCACAGATAGGTGGTGCTGGCGCCGACCAAAAACATCACGATGATATTGTTATTCAAACTCGTTTGGATGGAGACGTGCCGGCTGTATGCGGCGATGGCGCCCATGATAAAACTCAGCGCTGCCAGGAATGCCTCTGTTAGCCTGCTGGGGGCTGTGGATCGCCGGAAATGTTCCCAGCCGAGGGATACCAGATAGGAAGATGACGCCGCGGCAATTGCCGGCAGAAGCCAGGTATCTAACGAGAAAATCATCGGCGCTCTTCCTTCCCCGGATTCCTACTGCCTTTCTCCCCCGGCACCTTCCGTGCCTTAGAATATAAGGATATCATGTCACATCCGCTGCCGGAACCCGCGAGGCTGCATCCCGTAACAAAACAACCCTCTTAGACCCTCTTTGATCTCATGAGATCCATACAAAGTGGGAAATCTTCATTTTTTGAAAAGATTTTTCAGCACTTCACTCTCCCTGCGCTCTGCAAGGCAAGACTGCAAACCCGGGTTCTTCCTCTGCGATTTGCCGGGTCGCCTCACGGATCCATGATTTGTACGAAACCGGTTCCTAGGTTTTGTGGGTTTCGTGGTTGCTGACCTGGTTGCAGCCGCCAGGCTGCGCGGAAGCGACGCCAGTGAGGTTTCTTGCCTGAAGTTGTGCCGTCCCGTGTGAGCGGCGGCAAAGATCCGGGTATCGGATTCTCTGGATTTCACGAACTGGTTGTCGACGCATCCGGTGATATAATGGAAGCCCTGAGCTGTGTCGCAATCCTTTGAGGGGAATTTCTTTCAGGCATTATGTGCCATGAGGTTCAACACGTATGGAACAATTTGAAAAGAGCATGCTTGAGTTGATAACCCAGACTTCCACGAACTTGCCGCCCGACGTCCGCAGCAGGATGGCTGCCGCTTTGGCCATGGAGACACCAGGAAGCCAGGCGGCATCCGCGCTCGACGTCATGGTCGTCAATGTGGACATGGCACTGGCCGATTCCGGGCCGATCTGCCAGGACACCGGCCTGCCCACATTCGAGATACGCACGCCGATCGGGACGAACCAGTTGAAGATGAAAGACAAGATTTTCTCGGCGCTGGCGGAGGCCACCCGACAGGGCAAACTGAGGCCCAATTCGGTCGATTCGATCACAGGAAAGAACAGCGGCAACAATCTGGGGCCGGGGTCACCGACTCTGCACTGGAGCCAGTGGGAGAACAATGATGAGATTGAGGTCAAGCTGCTGCTGAAGGGGGGCGGCTGCGAAAACAAAAACATCCAATACTCGGTTCCATGTGATCTGCCCCATCTGGGCCGGGCCGACCGGACGCTGGACGGCGTGCGCAAATGCATCCTGCACGCGGTTTGGCAGGCACAGGGGCACGGCTGCTCTCCTGGTGCCCTCGGCGTGGCCATCGGAGGGGATCGCACCTCCGGATATCAGCACGCCAAAGCACAGCTCTTCCGCACGCTCGATGACGTGAATCCGGACCCCAAATTGGCCGCTCTCGAGAATTACACCGTGTCCGTTGCCAACACGCTTGGTATTGGGGCCATGGGATTCGGGGGGGCGGTTTCTCTGATCGGCTGCAAGATCGGCGCCCTGAACCGTCTGCCCGCCTGCTACTTTGTTTCTGTTGCCTATGATTGCTGGGCTTTCCGGCGCCTGGGCGTGATCCTGGACGAGCAGACCGGAGCCATCAAGCGTTGGCTCTACCGCGATGCCGGCGTTCCCGAAAAGCAGATGGCCACCGGCGGAGGCTTTCAGCGGACGGGCAAGGAGATTGTGCTGCAATCGCCCCTTTCAGAGACGGCAGTTCGCAGCCTGAAGGTAGGCGACATTGTGCTGCTGCGCGGCGACATGTACACGGGACGCGACGCCGTCCACGCTCATCTCATGAAAAACCCGGCCCCTGTTGACCTTTCGGGCGCACTCCTCTATCACTGCGGGCCCGTGGTGCTGAAGCAGAACGGCGGCTGGAAGATGACCGCCGCCGGGCCAACGACCTCCATCCGCGAGGAACCGTACGAGGCGGAGGTCATCAAGCGCTACGGCGTCCGGGCCGTCATCGGCAAGGGCGGCATGGGCGCCAAAACTCTTGCCGCCCTGAAGGACTTCGGTGCGGTTTATCTCAACGCGATCGGGGGTGCAGCGCAATATTACGGCCGCTGCATCAAGAGCGTGAAAAATGTCCACCTGTTGGAGTACGGGGTGCCGGAGGCAATGTGGCATCTGGATGTCGTGGATTTTCCCGCGATCGTTACCATGGATGCGCACGGCAACTCCCTCCACGCGGATGTAGAAAAGGCCTCCGCTGCCGTCCTGGCGAAGCTGGCCGATCCGGTTTTCTGAGGAGGCCAAACGGCAATGAACCCAGCCGGCCGGGAAGGCAGGTGTTCGGAACGAACACGAACGTCTCCCCGGCCGGACCGCAACTCAGCAAGGGAACATGCAAGGCGCAAGACTCATCTTGCTTGTGATGACCCTGGCCGCGAGCATGCAAGGATGCTCCTCCCACATGCTTCCAAGCCGTAGCGAAGAACCGCAGAAGGCAGCGCCTTCCGACCGCGAGCAGCTGCTCCTCCAGTTGCGGGAGCGGATGGTCCGCGAACAACTTCAGGACCGGGACGTGAAGGATGCTCGGGTCCTGGCTGCCATGCGCAAGGTGCCGCGCCACAGGTTCGTGCCGGACGATCTGGTCGATGCCGCTTACGACGATAATCCCCTCCCCCTCGTGCTCGGCCAGACGATTTCCCAGCCCTACATCGTAGGCTACATGACTCAGGCTCTCGAACTCCGGGGCGGTGAGCGCGTCCTCGAGATCGGGACAGGTTCCGGTTATCAGGCGGCGGTGCTGGCGGAGCTTGTCTCCGAAGTGTATACCATCGAGATCCTGCCTGAGCTTACTGCACAAGCCCAATCGACACTGAACGCCCTGGGATATAAAAACATCCGGATCCGTTGCGGGGATGGCTACATGGGCTGGCCCGACGCCGCCCCGTTCGACCGCATCATCGTAACTGCTGCGCCGGACCACATCCCTCAGCCGCTCATCGACCAACTCAAGCCGGGAGGCAAGATGATCATTCCGGTAGGCAGTCTGGATCAAGATCTGGTGCTGCTCGAGAAGAACGATCAGGGCATCAGCCGCCGCTCCACCATTCCGGTGCGCTTTGTGCCGATGACCGGCCAGGCCCAGCGCAAGCGCAAAGACTGAAACCGGCCGTTGATCGCGGCGAAACACTTCACCGCAGAGATAGCAATGGTTCAAGCTCTGCGATCTCAGCGCCCTCTGCGTTGAGGTTTTTTGCGGTCCAAGAATTCCGCAGGTTCGATTCTGCCGCTGCAGGCGCCGAATCCGATGCGCGCCAGTCCAGGCCGTTCGCAATAACCGCGCAGGATCACCTCGTCGCCGTCCTGCA encodes:
- a CDS encoding dihydroorotate dehydrogenase, with product MKKENASPIKQKSGKQSRMEVTIGGVRFKNPVMTASGTFAYGIEFAHLMDLNSIGGIVVKGISMKPIEGNPPPRIYETASGMLNAIGWQNIGAAEFVEKKLPALRKFHTNVVVNVVGFSLEDYLEVTRFLNDVPGIAALELNISCPNVKHGGFHFNKDPRDTYKVTAKAKKASPRIPLWVKLSPNVTDIQVFARACEDAGADAISAINTLVGMAVDVEERRPRLRFVTGGLSGPAIKPIALRMVWQAAREVKIPVIGIGGIASAEDALEFLIAGARAIQVGTANFYNPAASQQIASGIEAYCRSHNIKDINEIIGSMQV
- a CDS encoding SpoIIE family protein phosphatase, which gives rise to MSGKSYSPRPESASRNKLAILDSASQLLNEISVELTSILDLDKLLQKVAQMTLRFIDYDFFAILLIDEDSEHFIWKTSVGFSEESYRTFQRLSIHKGLVGRAVRTGRPVVVNNVEQDRDYIPVQTVSGRRPKAELVLPLIIKDRTIGVLVLGSALRGFFRQHHLGALTPLAAQIAVAIENASLYEEKSRDALAKRVISEIAKEMTSILELDELLNRIATLMRRVIEYEILGIFLYDAERQCLELKVAIGYAEETVSRFQSLPIGVGLLGHAVRERQTLVSTDLPNDGRAISVRASAGCWTQSEVAIPLISRHRLLGGLVVESCNPKYFKPERLEILEMLARQMAVSIDNAQLFQQVLAKEQKLETDFALARDLQRSMIPSTAPQLKGYEIATVYKPAESLGGDYYDFLWMDGDHIVLTIGDVSGKGVAAAITMAATRSALRFAARLNSSPSRTLYHVNRRLFRDVKKRTYVTLFYAVLEVKAGLCRWSNAGHFPPLLLRADGSSQELSAGGTPLGMFDRSRYAAGRTQLRPGDLILFYTDGVTEALNESGEEFGRDRLAAALRRKSHQTAREILRTLSGELNKFTRGMEQHDDMTAFILKVGEDL
- the pyrF gene encoding orotidine-5'-phosphate decarboxylase; amino-acid sequence: MKEARSHLIVALDVPDRATALAVVDRLSGHVGYFKLGLEIFVSEGPAFVKEIVERGNRVFLDLKLHDIPNTVAAAVRSACRLGVQMLTLHAVGGKKMLEAAREAAQSSSEPPLLLAVTALTSLAPEDARSIGIHEALPTWVERLADLAAQAGIPGLVASPLELPILRRRFGGTIKLVIPGIRPGGAQSQDQARTATPADAIRAGADYLVVGRPILQAPDPAQAADRIAEEIFRALPASEKP
- a CDS encoding fumarate hydratase; protein product: MEQFEKSMLELITQTSTNLPPDVRSRMAAALAMETPGSQAASALDVMVVNVDMALADSGPICQDTGLPTFEIRTPIGTNQLKMKDKIFSALAEATRQGKLRPNSVDSITGKNSGNNLGPGSPTLHWSQWENNDEIEVKLLLKGGGCENKNIQYSVPCDLPHLGRADRTLDGVRKCILHAVWQAQGHGCSPGALGVAIGGDRTSGYQHAKAQLFRTLDDVNPDPKLAALENYTVSVANTLGIGAMGFGGAVSLIGCKIGALNRLPACYFVSVAYDCWAFRRLGVILDEQTGAIKRWLYRDAGVPEKQMATGGGFQRTGKEIVLQSPLSETAVRSLKVGDIVLLRGDMYTGRDAVHAHLMKNPAPVDLSGALLYHCGPVVLKQNGGWKMTAAGPTTSIREEPYEAEVIKRYGVRAVIGKGGMGAKTLAALKDFGAVYLNAIGGAAQYYGRCIKSVKNVHLLEYGVPEAMWHLDVVDFPAIVTMDAHGNSLHADVEKASAAVLAKLADPVF
- a CDS encoding protein-L-isoaspartate(D-aspartate) O-methyltransferase; amino-acid sequence: MLPSRSEEPQKAAPSDREQLLLQLRERMVREQLQDRDVKDARVLAAMRKVPRHRFVPDDLVDAAYDDNPLPLVLGQTISQPYIVGYMTQALELRGGERVLEIGTGSGYQAAVLAELVSEVYTIEILPELTAQAQSTLNALGYKNIRIRCGDGYMGWPDAAPFDRIIVTAAPDHIPQPLIDQLKPGGKMIIPVGSLDQDLVLLEKNDQGISRRSTIPVRFVPMTGQAQRKRKD
- a CDS encoding transglycosylase SLT domain-containing protein, which encodes MTRRRVWIGIGLVVLLAAAAGSWLNYRTTRFDEIIGQAAAQNDVDFYLVKAIVYEESWFRPEIQGASGELGLMQVTMRAATDFTAHNGFPPINDEMRLLEPRLNVEIGCWYLRQSLDLYKLSPDPVLFALLRYNAGEARADNWLRLAVSKPVPAGASPENYYLSLVDFPITRNYVRRILQRSRSRNYWF